A single Vespa crabro chromosome 21, iyVesCrab1.2, whole genome shotgun sequence DNA region contains:
- the LOC124431495 gene encoding baculoviral IAP repeat-containing protein 7-like isoform X2: MNVEENRLRTFVDWPTHAAVSADRIAKAGFYYSGIGLEVQCFLCGTKISEWNYGDQAVTRHRQAAPDCPFVLNPSNTCNIPLLPASANDRDLSSSSSSVEQAQSENVTEYQCYLSTAVRSNDPQRQYKTLRQRLESFANWPVSNIVSPDKLAKAGFYYLQQADLVECVFCRGIILQWELGDDPEREHRTHFPNCDFYIRRDNEDDVEDLGIQAHTVPRRLKHATYEGRLRTFDGWPVDLRQTPEMLATAGFYYVGTEDQVRCFHCDGGLRNWEATDDPWVEHAKWFPKCGFVSIVQGPEFIKECIDNRPPLDPAIVGNVCDSRPPLDRAIAAETSETSEATESNPDEILEISSATHPTVSTLREQLNDAFYEDMLQSEPAMAALEIGLHVEGVKKALKKRIEETGAPHDSADQLIADVLRNQAMDEDSRAESQNTNSSIDNSLDVIQYFLSLLITEQTLNTSARSMNNSEDSNTCPTINRENERENVQEECTNSTQSCEISDTEDKVLQKANTNSEVSDSLAEENRRLKEARLCKICMDREIAVVFLPCGHLATCVHCAPSLTYCPICRQEIRATVRTFLS, from the exons atgaaCGTCGAAGAAAATAGATTGAGAACGTTTGTTGATTGGCCTACTCATGCTGCAGTAAGTGCAGATCGCATAGCCAAAGCAGGATTTTATTATTCTGGTATAGGTTTGGAAGTGCAATGTTTTTTATGCGGTACAAAAATTTCTGAGTGGAATTATGGCGATCAAGCTGTAACTCGTCATCGTCAAGCTGCACCTGATTGTCCTTTTGTTTTAAATCCGTCCAATACTTGTAATATACCTTTATTACCAGCATCTGCTAATGATAGAGATTTATCATCGTCCTCTTCTTCAGTGGAACAAGCCCAATCCGAAAATGTTACAGAATATCAGTGCTATCTTTCAACAGCTGTAAGAAGTAATGATCCTCAAAGACAATACAAAACTTTAAGGCAAAGATTAGAATCTTTTGCTAATTGGCCAGTATCTAATATAGTGTCACCTGATAAACTTGCTAAAGcaggtttttattatttacaacaaGCTGACTTG GTAGAATGTGTTTTCTGTCGAGGTATTATATTACAGTGGGAACTTGGTGATGATCCAGAAAGAGAACATAGAACTCACTTTCCcaattgtgatttttatataagaagagataatgaagatgatgTAGAAG ATTTAGGTATTCAGGCCCATACTGTACCACGAAGATTAAAACATGCAACATATGAAGGTAGACTGAGAACTTTCGATGGTTGGCCTGTAGACCTAAGACAAACTCCAGAGATGTTAGCTACTGCAGGATTTTATTATGTTG GAACTGAGGATCAGGTCAGATGTTTTCATTGCGATGGTGGTTTGCGTAATTGGGAAGCAACGGATGATCCCTGGGTGGAACATGCAAAATGGTTTCCAAAATGTGGTTTTGTTAGCATTGTGCAAGGGCcagaatttataaaagaatgtaTTGATAATAGACCACCTTTAGATCCAGCT ATTGTAGGCAATGTATGCGATAGTAGACCACCTTTAGATCGAGCT ATTGCAGCCGAAACATCCGAAACATCCGAAGCAACCGAAAGTAATCCCGAtgaaattttagaaatatcTTCTGCAACACATCCAACAGTTTCAACATTACGTGAACAACTTAACGATGCATTCTACGAAGACATGCTTCAATCCGAACCAGCCATg GCAGCACTTGAAATTGGTTTACACGTTGAAGGAGTGAAAAAGGctttaaaaaaacgaatagAAGAAACCGGTGCTCCTCACGATAGTGCAGATCAACTAATAGCAGATGTCCTTCGAAATCAAGCTATGGACGAAGATTCTCG AGCTGAAAGCCAAAACACTAATTCATCAATTGACAATTCATTGGatgtaatacaatattttttgagTCTACTTATAACCGAACAAACACTGAATACTAGTGCAAGGTCGATGAATAATTCAGAAGATAGTAATACCTGTCCTACAATAAACAGGGAAAATGAAAGGGAGAATGTACAGGAAGAATGTACAAATTCTACACAAAGCTGTGAAATATCTGATACTGAGGATAAAGTACTACAGAAGGCAAATACTAACTCTGAAGTATCTG attcgTTAGCGGAGGAAAATAGAAGACTGAAAGAGGCTCGTCTATGCAAAATTTGTATGGATCGTGAAATAGCTGTTGTATTTCTACCATGTGGTCATTTGGCAACATGTGTTCATTGTGCTCCTTCTCTTACTTATTGCCCGATATGTAGGCAAGAAATACGTGCCACTGTTCGTACATTTCTTTCCTAA
- the LOC124431496 gene encoding acetyl-CoA acetyltransferase, mitochondrial isoform X2, translated as MPIVKRIPNIGLRAYSSKIKLNDVVIVSAARTPMGSFLGSLSNLSATKLGAVAIKAAIERASIDKDRVKEVYMGNVCQAYLGQAPARQATLFAGLPKSTICTTINKVCASGMKSIMLAAQSLQCGHQEIVLAGGMESMSNVPFYLKRGETMYGGIKLEDGIVFDGLIDVYNKCHMGNCAENIAKKFNITRQEQDKYAINSYKRSAAAYEKKVFNDQIVPVNVPQKKGKPDIIFAEDEEYKKVNFDKFDKLNTVFQKENGTVTAGNASTLNDGAAALILTTTDVAQKLNLKPLARIVGFQDAATDPIDFPIAPALAVPTLLQNTGLNKNDIALWEINEAFSVVVIANQKLLDIDPSKVNVHGGAVSLGHPIGMSGARIVVHLVHALKSGEKGVASICNGGGGASSILIEKL; from the exons atgccCATCGTAAAAAGAATTCCCAAT ATTGGTCTCCGTGCTTATAGTTCTAAGATAAAACTAAATGATGTAGTCATAGTCAGCGCAGCCAGAACACCAATGGGTTCCTTCCTTGGATCGCTCTCTAATTTATCTGCAACTAAACTTGGAGCAGTTGCTATAAAA GCAGCAATTGAACGTGCTAGTATAGATAAAGATCGCGTTAAAGAAGTATACATGGGAAATGTTTGTCAAGCTTATCTTGGTCAAGCTCCAGCTAGACAAGCTACTTTATTTGCTG GGCTACCTAAGTCAACGATCTGCACCACGATAAATAAAGTCTGTGCAAGTGGTATGAAGAGCATAATGCTTGCTGCTCAATCATTACAATGCGGACATCAAGAAATTGTACTTGCTGGTGGAATGGAATCTATGTCCAATGTACCATTTTATCTTAAAAGGGGTGAAACTATGTATGGTGGTATAAAACTTGAG gaTGGCATTGTATTTGATGGCTTGATTGATGTATATAACAAGTGTCATATGGGTAATTGCGCCGAAAATATTgccaaaaaatttaatatcacaCGGCAAGAACAAGATAAATATGCAATTAATAGTTACAAACGTAGTGCTGCAGcttacgaaaaaaaagtttttaatgaTCAAATTGTACCAGTTAATGTACCTCAGAAAAAAGGTAAACCGGATATTATTTTTGCAGAGGATgaagaatacaaaaaagtgaattttgataaatttgaCAAATTAAATACTGTTTTTCAG aaagaaaacggAACTGTAACCGCTGGAAATGCATCAACATTAAATGATGGTGCTGCTGCTTTAATTTTAACAACCACTGATGTAGCACAAAAGTTAAATCTGAAACCTTTGGCTCGTATAGTAGGTTTTCAAGATGCTGCAACTGATCCCATTGACTTTCCAATTGCACCTGCTCTTGCTGTTCCCACT CTATTACAAAATACTGgattaaacaaaaatgatatagCTCTTTGGGAAATTAATGAAGCTTTTAGCGTTGTGGTTATAGCTAATCAAAAATTACTTGATATCGATCCTTCGAAAGTAAATGTACACGGTGGTGCGGTATCTCTTGGACATCCGATAGG gATGTCAGGAGCTCGAATCGTCGTGCACTTAGTGCATGCCTTAAAGTCTGGAGAAAAAGGTGTTGCATCTATTTGCAATGGTGGCGGTGGTGCTTCCtctattttaattgaaaaattgtaa
- the LOC124431496 gene encoding acetyl-CoA acetyltransferase, mitochondrial isoform X1, with protein MPIVKRIPNIGLRAYSSKIKLNDVVIVSAARTPMGSFLGSLSNLSATKLGAVAIKAAIERASIDKDRVKEVYMGNVCQAYLGQAPARQATLFAGLPKSTICTTINKVCASGMKSIMLAAQSLQCGHQEIVLAGGMESMSNVPFYLKRGETMYGGIKLEDGIVFDGLIDVYNKCHMGNCAENIAKKFNITRQEQDKYAINSYKRSAAAYEKKVFNDQIVPVNVPQKKGKPDIIFAEDEEYKKVNFDKFDKLNTVFQKENGTVTAGNASTLNDGAAALILTTTDVAQKLNLKPLARIVGFQDAATDPIDFPIAPALAVPTLLQNTGLNKNDIALWEINEAFSVVVIANQKLLDIDPSKVNVHGGAVSLGHPIGMSGARIVVHLVHALKSGEKGVASICNGGGGASSILIEKLYHSVSTPPKLTLYTKHPCPLCDILKDELHLRFANRYQLEEVDITALGNEAYLELYRYEIPVLFLEGQYLCKHRLDSDLLERRLKELMS; from the exons atgccCATCGTAAAAAGAATTCCCAAT ATTGGTCTCCGTGCTTATAGTTCTAAGATAAAACTAAATGATGTAGTCATAGTCAGCGCAGCCAGAACACCAATGGGTTCCTTCCTTGGATCGCTCTCTAATTTATCTGCAACTAAACTTGGAGCAGTTGCTATAAAA GCAGCAATTGAACGTGCTAGTATAGATAAAGATCGCGTTAAAGAAGTATACATGGGAAATGTTTGTCAAGCTTATCTTGGTCAAGCTCCAGCTAGACAAGCTACTTTATTTGCTG GGCTACCTAAGTCAACGATCTGCACCACGATAAATAAAGTCTGTGCAAGTGGTATGAAGAGCATAATGCTTGCTGCTCAATCATTACAATGCGGACATCAAGAAATTGTACTTGCTGGTGGAATGGAATCTATGTCCAATGTACCATTTTATCTTAAAAGGGGTGAAACTATGTATGGTGGTATAAAACTTGAG gaTGGCATTGTATTTGATGGCTTGATTGATGTATATAACAAGTGTCATATGGGTAATTGCGCCGAAAATATTgccaaaaaatttaatatcacaCGGCAAGAACAAGATAAATATGCAATTAATAGTTACAAACGTAGTGCTGCAGcttacgaaaaaaaagtttttaatgaTCAAATTGTACCAGTTAATGTACCTCAGAAAAAAGGTAAACCGGATATTATTTTTGCAGAGGATgaagaatacaaaaaagtgaattttgataaatttgaCAAATTAAATACTGTTTTTCAG aaagaaaacggAACTGTAACCGCTGGAAATGCATCAACATTAAATGATGGTGCTGCTGCTTTAATTTTAACAACCACTGATGTAGCACAAAAGTTAAATCTGAAACCTTTGGCTCGTATAGTAGGTTTTCAAGATGCTGCAACTGATCCCATTGACTTTCCAATTGCACCTGCTCTTGCTGTTCCCACT CTATTACAAAATACTGgattaaacaaaaatgatatagCTCTTTGGGAAATTAATGAAGCTTTTAGCGTTGTGGTTATAGCTAATCAAAAATTACTTGATATCGATCCTTCGAAAGTAAATGTACACGGTGGTGCGGTATCTCTTGGACATCCGATAGG gATGTCAGGAGCTCGAATCGTCGTGCACTTAGTGCATGCCTTAAAGTCTGGAGAAAAAGGTGTTGCATCTATTTGCAATGGTGGCGGTGGTGCTTCCtctattttaattgaaaaatt GTACCACTCGGTTTCAACTCCGCCAAAACTAACGCTATATACGAAGCATCCTTGTCCTCTTTGCGACATCTTAAAGGATGAATTGCATTTACGTTTTGCTAATCGATATCAATTGGAAGAAGTTGATATTACGGCTTTGGGAAACGAAGCGTATCttgaattatatcgatatgaaATACCAGTTCTCTTTTTGGAAGGTCAATATCTTTGTAAACATCGTTTGGATTCTGATCTCTTAGAAAGGAGACTTAAAGAATTGATGTCatga
- the LOC124431495 gene encoding baculoviral IAP repeat-containing protein 7-like isoform X1, which translates to MNVEENRLRTFVDWPTHAAVSADRIAKAGFYYSGIGLEVQCFLCGTKISEWNYGDQAVTRHRQAAPDCPFVLNPSNTCNIPLLPASANDRDLSSSSSSVEQAQSENVTEYQCYLSTAVRSNDPQRQYKTLRQRLESFANWPVSNIVSPDKLAKAGFYYLQQADLVECVFCRGIILQWELGDDPEREHRTHFPNCDFYIRRDNEDDVEDLIKLTNVKLMPGSTTDLKDLGIQAHTVPRRLKHATYEGRLRTFDGWPVDLRQTPEMLATAGFYYVGTEDQVRCFHCDGGLRNWEATDDPWVEHAKWFPKCGFVSIVQGPEFIKECIDNRPPLDPAIVGNVCDSRPPLDRAIAAETSETSEATESNPDEILEISSATHPTVSTLREQLNDAFYEDMLQSEPAMAALEIGLHVEGVKKALKKRIEETGAPHDSADQLIADVLRNQAMDEDSRAESQNTNSSIDNSLDVIQYFLSLLITEQTLNTSARSMNNSEDSNTCPTINRENERENVQEECTNSTQSCEISDTEDKVLQKANTNSEVSDSLAEENRRLKEARLCKICMDREIAVVFLPCGHLATCVHCAPSLTYCPICRQEIRATVRTFLS; encoded by the exons atgaaCGTCGAAGAAAATAGATTGAGAACGTTTGTTGATTGGCCTACTCATGCTGCAGTAAGTGCAGATCGCATAGCCAAAGCAGGATTTTATTATTCTGGTATAGGTTTGGAAGTGCAATGTTTTTTATGCGGTACAAAAATTTCTGAGTGGAATTATGGCGATCAAGCTGTAACTCGTCATCGTCAAGCTGCACCTGATTGTCCTTTTGTTTTAAATCCGTCCAATACTTGTAATATACCTTTATTACCAGCATCTGCTAATGATAGAGATTTATCATCGTCCTCTTCTTCAGTGGAACAAGCCCAATCCGAAAATGTTACAGAATATCAGTGCTATCTTTCAACAGCTGTAAGAAGTAATGATCCTCAAAGACAATACAAAACTTTAAGGCAAAGATTAGAATCTTTTGCTAATTGGCCAGTATCTAATATAGTGTCACCTGATAAACTTGCTAAAGcaggtttttattatttacaacaaGCTGACTTG GTAGAATGTGTTTTCTGTCGAGGTATTATATTACAGTGGGAACTTGGTGATGATCCAGAAAGAGAACATAGAACTCACTTTCCcaattgtgatttttatataagaagagataatgaagatgatgTAGAAG atttaataaaattaactaatgtaaaattaatgCCTGGTTCAACAACTGATTTAAAAGATTTAGGTATTCAGGCCCATACTGTACCACGAAGATTAAAACATGCAACATATGAAGGTAGACTGAGAACTTTCGATGGTTGGCCTGTAGACCTAAGACAAACTCCAGAGATGTTAGCTACTGCAGGATTTTATTATGTTG GAACTGAGGATCAGGTCAGATGTTTTCATTGCGATGGTGGTTTGCGTAATTGGGAAGCAACGGATGATCCCTGGGTGGAACATGCAAAATGGTTTCCAAAATGTGGTTTTGTTAGCATTGTGCAAGGGCcagaatttataaaagaatgtaTTGATAATAGACCACCTTTAGATCCAGCT ATTGTAGGCAATGTATGCGATAGTAGACCACCTTTAGATCGAGCT ATTGCAGCCGAAACATCCGAAACATCCGAAGCAACCGAAAGTAATCCCGAtgaaattttagaaatatcTTCTGCAACACATCCAACAGTTTCAACATTACGTGAACAACTTAACGATGCATTCTACGAAGACATGCTTCAATCCGAACCAGCCATg GCAGCACTTGAAATTGGTTTACACGTTGAAGGAGTGAAAAAGGctttaaaaaaacgaatagAAGAAACCGGTGCTCCTCACGATAGTGCAGATCAACTAATAGCAGATGTCCTTCGAAATCAAGCTATGGACGAAGATTCTCG AGCTGAAAGCCAAAACACTAATTCATCAATTGACAATTCATTGGatgtaatacaatattttttgagTCTACTTATAACCGAACAAACACTGAATACTAGTGCAAGGTCGATGAATAATTCAGAAGATAGTAATACCTGTCCTACAATAAACAGGGAAAATGAAAGGGAGAATGTACAGGAAGAATGTACAAATTCTACACAAAGCTGTGAAATATCTGATACTGAGGATAAAGTACTACAGAAGGCAAATACTAACTCTGAAGTATCTG attcgTTAGCGGAGGAAAATAGAAGACTGAAAGAGGCTCGTCTATGCAAAATTTGTATGGATCGTGAAATAGCTGTTGTATTTCTACCATGTGGTCATTTGGCAACATGTGTTCATTGTGCTCCTTCTCTTACTTATTGCCCGATATGTAGGCAAGAAATACGTGCCACTGTTCGTACATTTCTTTCCTAA